From a single Candidatus Izimaplasma bacterium HR1 genomic region:
- the yjcC gene encoding putative membrane protein YjcC, with protein MARSKQIYIGIILLLALSIISSIFQHDYIVTFLSAFGIGLITYQLRVNEDVKLVIAKNAINRKYNNKDVNNYFVVFLQITNLSTYSQFYDINLSDYIMEKTYKLLKKRLHNNVFLYSADQIVIINEFENKTVINQLLRTNEQIEKTKKILNYINRLRFSPNNNLEYYQAKVIGGTGSNGMRDQLTTIESIIKLAHFSMLKAKKENKDLLVATEETRIIKEDIDSFNQEIEKGIEFDEFNPHFLPIFDTNKMKIVGCESLLRWEKNEYRIIEAAKFKDIANEKNLFGTIDRIILEKSFKSYQSWLQKDLIDSDFTLTINLAKQSLESIQINELISLTDKYKIKRKYIEFDISEQDLVSDQTLLAISKIKAAGYKVSIDAFYASSSNLRSLINIGFDTLKLSRTSLPTNDSNETEYHLYESLIKFSRLMGYKVMSKGIENKYQLEIAKELKPDLIQGYYFTPPLNDMRIRGFLNKYRSGILV; from the coding sequence GTGGCTAGAAGTAAACAAATCTACATTGGTATTATCCTTCTATTAGCACTAAGCATCATATCATCAATTTTTCAGCATGATTATATAGTAACCTTTCTTAGTGCTTTTGGGATTGGATTAATAACTTATCAGCTGCGAGTTAATGAAGACGTTAAATTAGTTATTGCAAAAAACGCAATCAATCGAAAATACAACAACAAGGATGTAAATAACTATTTTGTCGTATTCTTACAAATCACAAACTTATCTACCTACAGTCAGTTTTATGATATTAATTTAAGTGACTATATTATGGAAAAAACCTACAAATTACTTAAAAAGAGACTTCATAATAATGTCTTCTTATACTCAGCAGATCAAATAGTTATCATTAACGAATTTGAAAACAAAACTGTAATTAATCAATTGCTTAGAACAAATGAACAAATCGAAAAAACAAAAAAAATACTCAACTACATAAACCGATTAAGGTTCAGCCCAAACAACAACTTAGAATACTATCAAGCAAAGGTTATTGGGGGAACAGGAAGCAACGGGATGAGAGATCAACTAACTACTATTGAATCAATTATTAAACTTGCCCACTTCTCAATGCTAAAAGCTAAAAAAGAAAATAAAGATCTTTTAGTAGCTACAGAAGAAACAAGGATAATAAAAGAGGACATTGATTCCTTTAATCAAGAAATCGAAAAAGGTATTGAATTTGACGAATTTAACCCTCATTTTCTTCCGATATTTGATACTAATAAAATGAAAATAGTAGGTTGCGAAAGTTTACTAAGATGGGAAAAGAATGAATATAGAATCATTGAAGCCGCTAAGTTCAAAGATATTGCTAATGAAAAGAATCTCTTTGGAACTATCGATAGAATTATTCTAGAAAAATCATTTAAATCGTATCAATCATGGTTGCAAAAAGATCTAATAGATTCAGACTTTACTTTGACAATTAACCTTGCAAAACAAAGTCTTGAATCAATTCAAATCAATGAGTTGATTTCGCTTACAGACAAGTATAAAATTAAGCGAAAATATATTGAGTTTGATATTAGTGAACAAGACCTTGTTAGTGATCAAACATTACTTGCAATATCAAAAATAAAGGCTGCTGGTTATAAAGTATCTATCGATGCTTTCTATGCTAGTTCCTCAAACTTAAGATCACTAATCAATATTGGCTTTGATACTCTAAAACTTTCTAGGACTAGTTTACCTACCAATGATAGTAATGAAACCGAATACCATCTTTATGAATCATTGATCAAATTTTCTAGGCTAATGGGTTATAAAGTTATGTCAAAAGGTATTGAAAATAAATACCAATTAGAAATTGCAAAAGAGCTAAAACCAGATTTGATTCAAGGGTACTACTTTACCCCACCTCTAAACGATATGAGAATTCGGGGATTCCTGAATAAGTATCGGAGTGGTATTCTTGTTTGA
- the clsA gene encoding Major cardiolipin synthase ClsA — protein MRFNLKRNIWVVIIIIVMLLIRYGFEYALRLFELEVTFAESFNIVARYFITFMSIIVFIHIIGKSDYSISKLPWMLILIIEPLTGLTIFLTFGRDYRESSRYRRHSKIHNGKYLTHEPDTNFNKATYKAIDSEITDIYKTSHNMTKHHAYLYDSKVEVINNGEDFFIRLAEEIKNAKKFIFLQFYIIRTDKTGRMILDLLKEKALEGIEVKVQYDAIGSVFLNQRYLKKIEECGVEIKEFDPVFFAFFDTKMNYRNHRKNVIIDGKVAFTGGMNLADEYQNKARSKRFPRFRDTQIAVTGKAINSLTALFLRDWYYITNDFITDKKYYCAEKVESQGMVEIIPSGPDYKYPPIRNTYVKMINNAKVSIKIITPYLALDREMVTSLMIAARGGVNVEIIVPGTPDKKSVYEVTKSFFNDLLEEGVKIYTYTNTFCHAKVFIIDDMIASCGTYNLDNRSARINFEVTALLYNTGVKELVKDFKIDLTKSKEVLYSKWKKRSRVQRLFEGFIGIMSPLV, from the coding sequence ATGAGATTTAATTTGAAAAGAAATATTTGGGTTGTAATCATAATTATTGTAATGCTTCTAATAAGATATGGATTTGAATACGCTTTGAGATTATTCGAGCTTGAAGTAACTTTTGCTGAGTCATTTAATATAGTAGCGAGATACTTTATAACGTTTATGTCGATAATCGTTTTTATCCATATTATAGGTAAGAGTGATTATTCTATATCAAAATTACCCTGGATGCTTATCCTTATTATTGAGCCGTTAACTGGTCTAACAATATTTCTTACATTTGGTAGAGATTATCGAGAAAGTTCTCGTTATAGAAGACACTCAAAAATCCATAATGGTAAGTATTTAACCCATGAACCTGATACTAATTTTAATAAAGCAACATATAAAGCAATAGATTCAGAAATCACCGATATATATAAGACCTCACATAATATGACAAAGCATCATGCTTATCTTTATGATTCCAAAGTTGAAGTAATAAATAACGGAGAAGATTTCTTTATAAGATTAGCAGAGGAAATCAAGAATGCAAAAAAGTTTATATTCCTTCAGTTCTATATCATAAGAACAGATAAAACTGGAAGAATGATATTAGACTTATTAAAAGAAAAAGCACTAGAAGGTATCGAAGTGAAAGTTCAATACGATGCGATTGGTAGTGTATTCTTAAATCAAAGATATTTAAAGAAAATAGAAGAGTGCGGTGTAGAAATTAAGGAATTTGATCCTGTCTTCTTTGCATTCTTTGACACAAAGATGAATTACCGTAATCACCGTAAGAATGTAATAATTGATGGAAAAGTAGCGTTTACAGGTGGAATGAATTTAGCAGATGAATATCAAAATAAAGCTAGAAGCAAAAGATTCCCAAGATTTAGAGACACCCAGATTGCTGTAACAGGTAAGGCAATAAACTCCTTAACTGCTCTATTCCTTAGAGATTGGTACTATATAACTAATGACTTCATAACAGATAAGAAATATTACTGCGCTGAAAAAGTAGAATCGCAAGGAATGGTAGAAATAATTCCAAGTGGTCCAGATTATAAATATCCACCAATTAGAAACACATATGTAAAAATGATCAACAATGCAAAAGTTTCAATCAAAATTATTACTCCATATTTAGCACTTGATCGTGAAATGGTAACTTCATTAATGATTGCAGCTAGAGGTGGAGTTAATGTTGAGATAATTGTCCCAGGTACCCCTGATAAAAAGTCAGTTTATGAAGTTACGAAAAGTTTCTTTAATGACCTTTTAGAAGAGGGTGTTAAGATATATACTTACACTAATACATTTTGTCACGCCAAAGTCTTCATTATTGACGACATGATTGCTTCATGCGGTACTTATAATCTAGATAACAGAAGTGCTAGAATTAACTTTGAAGTTACAGCTCTTTTATATAATACTGGTGTAAAGGAATTAGTTAAAGATTTTAAAATTGATTTAACAAAATCAAAAGAAGTTTTATATAGTAAATGGAAGAAACGAAGTAGAGTTCAACGTTTATTTGAAGGATTTATTGGTATAATGTCTCCATTAGTTTAA
- the drrA gene encoding Daunorubicin/doxorubicin resistance ATP-binding protein DrrA codes for MNAIEVKNLIKTYDDIEAVKKISFTVEKDSFFAFLGPNGAGKSTTINIISTLLEQNSGEVTVLGHKLGEEDNLIRNRIGVVFQNSMLDKLLTVKENLLVRASFYGIEKNDFYNRIEEINEYLEVLPFFDQRYGDLSGGQKRKADIARALLNWPELLILDEPTTGLDPKSRKDIWMLIAKLREIKEITIFLTTHYMEEVVDANKIVVIDQGKIVAEGSSEELRLKYSSDRVKIIPNNGLVEVLEDDKVDFYIINDTINIELDSCFDGLTIINKYEKYIREFEILRGDMDDVFLNITGRKLGDE; via the coding sequence ATGAATGCGATTGAAGTAAAGAATTTAATTAAAACTTATGATGACATTGAAGCTGTAAAGAAGATATCTTTTACAGTTGAAAAAGATTCGTTTTTTGCATTTCTAGGACCTAATGGTGCAGGAAAGAGTACTACAATAAATATTATCTCAACATTGTTAGAACAGAATAGTGGTGAAGTAACCGTCCTCGGTCATAAATTAGGCGAAGAAGACAATCTAATTAGGAATAGAATCGGTGTAGTTTTTCAAAACAGTATGTTGGATAAATTATTGACTGTAAAAGAAAACTTACTGGTAAGAGCTTCTTTCTACGGAATAGAAAAAAATGATTTTTATAATCGTATTGAGGAAATAAATGAGTATTTAGAAGTATTGCCATTTTTTGATCAAAGATATGGGGATTTAAGTGGTGGACAGAAACGAAAAGCAGATATTGCCAGAGCGCTTTTAAACTGGCCAGAACTGCTAATTTTAGATGAACCAACTACAGGATTAGATCCAAAAAGTAGAAAAGATATCTGGATGCTTATAGCAAAACTTAGAGAGATTAAAGAAATTACTATATTTTTAACAACTCATTATATGGAAGAAGTTGTTGATGCTAATAAAATAGTTGTTATAGATCAAGGCAAAATTGTTGCTGAAGGTAGTAGTGAGGAACTAAGGCTTAAGTACTCAAGTGATCGTGTTAAGATTATTCCTAATAATGGTTTAGTAGAAGTACTGGAAGATGATAAAGTAGATTTTTATATTATTAATGATACCATCAACATTGAGTTAGATTCATGTTTTGATGGGTTAACTATAATTAATAAATATGAGAAATATATAAGAGAATTTGAGATTTTACGTGGGGATATGGATGATGTATTCTTAAACATTACTGGTCGAAAGTTAGGTGATGAATAA
- a CDS encoding ABC-2 family transporter protein, which yields MEVLYQLVLRNIRLYLRDKAAVFFSFLSVIIILALYIIFLGKMTRSNLPVEILNLDGGDWLVSSWIMAGILTVSTVTVPLGAVGNLIDDRADGLLNDFYTSPIGRNTLALSYLISAWVIGFIMVMINLVIGQVYVLSQGGEFLSLIGYLELIGLVLLCIMAFSSFFFFLSLFIRTRNAYGMLSTLVGTFIGFLGGIYLPIGFFEGFFGKVMNSLPTAHAVALVRKVYMAGAIDKLFSGVPQSVYDDYAEFNGIEVVIGEYQMTTLHMVLSLVIFMVVFYLLSVWKLSKSKL from the coding sequence ATGGAAGTCTTATATCAATTAGTACTCAGAAACATCAGACTTTATCTTCGAGATAAAGCTGCTGTATTTTTTAGTTTCTTAAGTGTAATAATCATTCTCGCATTGTATATAATTTTCTTAGGTAAAATGACAAGAAGTAATTTACCTGTTGAGATTCTAAATTTGGATGGAGGAGACTGGCTTGTTAGTAGTTGGATTATGGCTGGTATTCTTACTGTAAGTACTGTTACAGTTCCTCTTGGAGCTGTAGGTAATTTAATTGATGATCGTGCTGATGGTTTATTAAATGATTTTTATACTTCACCAATAGGTAGAAATACTTTAGCTCTTAGCTATTTAATAAGCGCTTGGGTTATTGGTTTTATAATGGTAATGATTAATCTTGTTATTGGACAAGTATATGTTTTATCTCAAGGTGGAGAATTTCTTAGTTTAATAGGATATCTCGAACTTATTGGTTTAGTCTTGCTATGTATTATGGCATTTAGTTCATTCTTTTTCTTCTTATCATTATTCATTAGAACAAGAAATGCATATGGAATGTTATCGACTCTAGTTGGGACGTTTATTGGATTCCTCGGAGGAATCTACTTGCCAATCGGTTTCTTTGAAGGCTTCTTTGGTAAGGTGATGAACAGTTTGCCAACTGCTCATGCAGTGGCATTGGTTAGAAAAGTATATATGGCTGGGGCAATTGATAAACTATTCTCTGGAGTACCACAATCGGTATATGACGATTATGCTGAGTTTAATGGTATTGAGGTAGTTATCGGAGAATATCAAATGACAACTTTACATATGGTTTTATCTCTAGTTATATTCATGGTAGTTTTTTACTTATTAAGTGTATGGAAGTTATCGAAGTCTAAGTTATAG
- a CDS encoding putative metallophosphoesterase has protein sequence MNRKRILIIASSIILSGIIFVVVGFMTSQGIQVNYHEIDKDFDLKIAQFSDTHFDNKYVREDYNVMVDTVNDEEVDLLIFTGDMFQITDVSLELEESITSLLSEINADYKLAVLGNHDYFGSTTLTNRIITILEDSGFTVLINESITYVINDQTFNFIGFDDLMMGDSNYSDVLGEVDENAINFVLSHEPDTFDSILNTDCVAMFSGHSHGGQIRLPIIGDIYNVEGARKYNDHHYEVDGKDLYISFGMGESVIRVRFYNRRQFEIYNYS, from the coding sequence GTGAATAGGAAAAGAATATTGATTATTGCTTCAAGTATTATCCTATCAGGAATAATATTTGTGGTTGTTGGATTTATGACATCGCAGGGAATTCAAGTTAACTACCATGAAATAGATAAAGATTTTGACTTGAAGATAGCCCAATTCTCAGATACTCATTTTGATAACAAGTATGTTAGAGAAGATTATAATGTTATGGTTGACACAGTAAATGATGAAGAAGTAGATCTTCTCATATTTACCGGAGACATGTTTCAAATAACTGATGTTAGTTTAGAACTAGAAGAAAGTATAACAAGTTTACTAAGTGAGATAAACGCTGATTATAAACTAGCGGTTCTTGGTAATCATGATTACTTCGGTAGTACTACATTAACAAATAGAATAATCACAATTTTAGAAGACTCAGGATTTACTGTGCTAATAAATGAATCAATTACGTACGTAATTAACGACCAGACCTTTAATTTTATAGGTTTTGACGACTTAATGATGGGCGACAGCAATTATTCTGATGTACTGGGAGAAGTTGATGAGAACGCAATTAACTTCGTTCTATCACATGAACCAGACACGTTTGATAGTATATTAAACACAGATTGTGTTGCGATGTTTAGTGGACACAGTCATGGAGGACAAATAAGATTACCTATTATCGGGGATATCTATAATGTAGAAGGTGCAAGAAAATATAATGATCACCATTATGAAGTGGATGGTAAAGACTTGTACATATCATTTGGAATGGGTGAATCTGTGATTAGAGTAAGGTTTTATAATAGAAGACAATTTGAGATTTACAATTATTCATAA
- the deoD_1 gene encoding Purine nucleoside phosphorylase DeoD-type produces MKAIPLLDFDSKRAMIEPSEQIKELPEMPKKVVLTFFKKEVDRLYEDCKTTKVHTLRSEMGEHVVYKFMNEDVALFALGVGAPLAAGLFEELIALGGRQFLCCCGAGVLIKKDLGCLVLPNEGVRDEGTSFHYVEPSRTIKANKNTHEKVKNIMTEMRIDYIVGKTWTTDAFYRETKQKVNQRLYEGCLTVEMEFTALCAVAQYRNVEFAEILYCGDDLSREVWDGREWREQELMRKDLIFLTKNILERM; encoded by the coding sequence ATGAAAGCGATACCATTATTAGACTTCGATAGTAAGAGGGCAATGATTGAACCTTCTGAGCAAATTAAGGAACTTCCTGAAATGCCCAAAAAGGTTGTTTTGACTTTCTTTAAAAAAGAAGTGGATAGGTTATATGAAGACTGTAAAACTACTAAAGTACACACATTAAGAAGCGAGATGGGGGAACATGTCGTTTATAAGTTTATGAACGAGGATGTTGCTTTATTTGCCCTTGGTGTAGGAGCTCCTTTAGCAGCTGGGTTATTTGAAGAATTGATTGCTTTAGGGGGAAGACAGTTCTTATGTTGTTGTGGTGCGGGAGTATTGATTAAGAAGGACCTAGGATGCCTAGTTCTACCAAATGAAGGGGTTAGAGATGAAGGGACTAGTTTTCATTATGTTGAACCATCTAGAACTATTAAAGCAAATAAGAATACTCATGAAAAAGTAAAAAATATCATGACAGAAATGCGTATTGATTATATTGTTGGGAAAACTTGGACAACTGATGCTTTTTATAGAGAGACAAAGCAAAAAGTTAATCAAAGATTATATGAAGGCTGTTTAACAGTCGAAATGGAGTTTACTGCTCTTTGTGCTGTAGCACAATACCGCAATGTTGAATTCGCAGAAATTCTATATTGTGGAGATGATCTATCTAGAGAAGTATGGGATGGAAGAGAATGGCGTGAACAAGAATTAATGAGGAAAGATCTAATCTTTTTAACTAAGAATATTTTAGAAAGAATGTAA
- a CDS encoding Cob(I)yrinic acid a,c-diamide adenosyltransferase, giving the protein MKEISSLKYISTKTGDKGYSRNYSNDTVLKTDLLFDTLGNIDELSSSLGVCYHHTDLYKMEIRNIQKDLQNIMSLVATNFDTTQYEKLTKIAIKDINNLENIEQAILDKKPLKPVFVLPGSDSSVEGSYLDLARAIARRVERTILKFKELNERTDLEMSCKYLNRLSDLLFIMARSYDK; this is encoded by the coding sequence ATGAAAGAGATTAGTAGTTTAAAATATATTTCAACCAAAACAGGTGATAAAGGTTATTCGCGAAACTACTCAAATGATACAGTCTTAAAGACTGATTTATTATTTGATACATTAGGTAACATTGATGAGTTAAGTAGTAGTTTAGGTGTTTGTTACCATCATACTGATTTATACAAAATGGAAATAAGAAACATCCAAAAAGATTTACAAAATATTATGTCTTTGGTAGCAACTAATTTTGATACTACACAATATGAGAAGTTAACCAAAATTGCTATTAAGGATATCAATAATTTAGAAAATATCGAACAAGCTATCCTTGATAAGAAACCACTTAAACCTGTATTTGTCTTACCTGGTTCTGATTCAAGTGTTGAAGGTAGTTATTTAGATTTAGCAAGAGCTATAGCAAGAAGAGTAGAAAGAACTATTCTTAAGTTTAAAGAACTTAATGAAAGAACTGATTTAGAAATGAGTTGTAAATACCTTAATAGATTAAGTGATTTATTGTTCATCATGGCAAGAAGTTATGACAAATAA
- the fsaA gene encoding Fructose-6-phosphate aldolase 1: MIYIVDSADTTFIKKMMDKYEILGITTNPTIITKENKEYIPLLEELDNLLTGKDLHIQLVDETYEGMIAEAYKLQKIIKSKLHIKIPVSDAGFRAIRTLSKDGFSITATAICSVNQGIMAAINGAEYLAVYVNRISNSGIDGNLVIKDIKDTLTKLNLDTKVVGASYKSVHQVTDSIRNGADQVTVGKDLFEKLFYSEITDKSITQFTKDFNDLYNK; encoded by the coding sequence ATGATTTATATCGTTGATTCAGCTGATACAACATTCATTAAAAAGATGATGGATAAATATGAAATACTAGGTATAACAACCAATCCAACTATCATCACAAAAGAAAATAAGGAGTACATTCCATTACTTGAAGAATTAGATAACTTACTAACAGGAAAAGATCTTCATATTCAACTTGTTGATGAAACTTACGAAGGAATGATTGCTGAAGCTTATAAATTACAAAAAATAATCAAAAGTAAACTTCATATAAAAATCCCTGTATCTGATGCAGGATTTAGAGCAATTAGAACTCTTAGCAAAGATGGTTTCAGTATAACTGCAACTGCTATTTGCTCAGTTAACCAAGGTATTATGGCTGCTATCAATGGCGCTGAATACTTAGCTGTTTACGTAAACCGTATTTCAAATTCAGGGATAGACGGAAATTTAGTAATTAAAGATATCAAAGATACTTTAACTAAATTAAATCTAGACACGAAAGTTGTTGGTGCATCATATAAAAGTGTTCACCAAGTCACTGATTCAATTCGTAATGGAGCAGATCAAGTTACTGTAGGTAAAGACTTATTTGAGAAACTATTCTACTCAGAAATTACCGATAAAAGTATTACACAATTCACAAAAGACTTTAACGACTTATACAACAAATGA
- the dxs_1 gene encoding 1-deoxy-D-xylulose-5-phosphate synthase produces MSVKILPEAVNSPVELRNVYAETLNEIIADNKKVMALEADLVGAIKTGPVAEKNPNNFINCGIMEANMVGVASGLSVRGLVPYMHTFGPFATRRCYDQLFLSIGYSGLNLKVIGSDAGVSAQHNGGTHMPFEDLGLMRLIPEATVMVMSDHVMFKDILKQTSKIHGLQYIRIVRKNMAQLYAEGSSFEIGKGIVLKEGTDATIIANGIMLEEALGAREILAKEGISAAVIDMFTIKPIDQSLLLEYAKKTKLIVTAENHNVIGGLGSAVLEALETETVKVKRIGVQDRYGQVGTQDFLQKEYNLTKEDIVKAVKENL; encoded by the coding sequence ATGAGCGTTAAAATATTACCTGAGGCAGTTAATTCACCTGTAGAACTTAGAAACGTATATGCTGAAACATTAAATGAAATTATTGCTGATAACAAAAAAGTAATGGCTTTAGAAGCTGACTTAGTTGGAGCAATTAAAACTGGTCCTGTTGCTGAAAAAAATCCTAACAATTTTATTAACTGTGGGATTATGGAAGCAAACATGGTTGGTGTAGCTAGTGGTTTAAGTGTAAGAGGATTAGTTCCTTATATGCATACATTCGGACCATTCGCAACTAGAAGATGTTACGATCAATTATTCTTATCAATTGGATACAGTGGTTTAAACCTTAAAGTTATCGGTAGTGATGCTGGAGTATCTGCTCAACACAATGGTGGTACACATATGCCATTTGAAGATTTAGGATTAATGAGATTAATTCCTGAAGCTACTGTAATGGTAATGAGTGATCATGTAATGTTTAAAGATATTCTGAAACAAACTTCAAAAATTCATGGTTTACAATATATTAGAATCGTAAGAAAAAATATGGCTCAATTATATGCTGAAGGTTCATCATTTGAAATCGGAAAAGGAATTGTCCTTAAAGAAGGAACTGATGCAACAATCATCGCTAACGGAATCATGTTAGAAGAAGCTTTAGGAGCTAGAGAAATCTTAGCTAAAGAAGGTATTAGTGCTGCTGTTATTGATATGTTTACAATTAAACCTATCGATCAAAGTTTACTATTAGAATATGCTAAAAAAACAAAATTAATTGTAACGGCTGAAAACCATAATGTTATTGGTGGTTTAGGTAGTGCAGTATTAGAAGCATTAGAAACTGAAACAGTTAAAGTTAAACGTATTGGTGTTCAAGATCGATACGGACAAGTAGGTACACAAGATTTCTTACAGAAAGAATATAATCTTACTAAAGAAGATATTGTAAAGGCTGTAAAGGAGAATCTATAA
- the tktB gene encoding Transketolase 2 gives MSKFSSEIRIEILKMLKQRGFGHLGGSMSIVETLSVLYRDIMKIDPKNPTWDDRDYLVLSKGHAGPALYSTLALKGYFDKSILLTLNNNGTILPSHCDRKLTPGIDMTTGSLGQGISSAVGIAKGLKVQGKDNKVFTVIGDGELNEGQCYEALMFSYHHQLDNLILFVDENKLQLDGYTKDIVDQGDIAKKISSFGFNTYHIDGHNEELIKETILKAYEVKNVPTCIVLDTVKAKGFAPLVNDISNHHARFNDTLNAQIDAVIKELEGEL, from the coding sequence ATGAGTAAATTCAGTAGTGAAATTAGAATTGAAATTTTGAAAATGTTGAAACAAAGAGGCTTCGGACACTTAGGTGGAAGTATGTCTATCGTTGAAACATTATCTGTATTATACCGAGATATTATGAAAATCGATCCCAAAAACCCCACTTGGGATGATCGTGATTATCTAGTTCTATCCAAAGGCCATGCTGGTCCTGCACTTTATTCCACCCTTGCTTTAAAAGGATACTTTGATAAATCCATTTTATTAACCTTAAATAATAACGGTACGATCCTACCAAGTCATTGTGATCGCAAGCTTACCCCCGGGATCGATATGACAACTGGTAGTTTAGGCCAAGGGATCAGCAGCGCAGTTGGAATTGCGAAAGGGTTAAAAGTCCAAGGTAAAGATAATAAAGTATTTACAGTTATCGGTGATGGAGAATTAAATGAAGGACAATGTTATGAAGCATTAATGTTCTCTTACCATCATCAACTAGATAACTTAATCTTATTTGTCGATGAAAACAAATTACAACTTGATGGTTATACAAAAGACATAGTCGATCAAGGAGATATCGCTAAAAAAATTAGTTCATTCGGATTTAATACTTATCATATAGATGGACATAATGAAGAACTAATTAAAGAAACAATCTTAAAAGCATATGAAGTTAAAAATGTTCCTACATGTATCGTCTTAGATACAGTAAAAGCTAAAGGTTTCGCACCTCTAGTAAATGACATTAGTAACCATCATGCTAGATTCAATGATACATTAAATGCACAAATTGATGCAGTAATTAAAGAACTAGAGGGGGAATTATAA
- the ulaA_1 gene encoding Ascorbate-specific permease IIC component UlaA: protein MSSIIQFISDLLSSPQILLGIIVLIGLLAQRKPAHEVIRGTLKAVLGFIIIGQGAGILVGSLDYFGQLFQEAFNVTGVVPNNEAIVSLALNDYATATAAIMVIGMAANILIARFSRLKFIFLTGHHTLYMAALISVVLTVAGLDGILLFIVGGMALGLTMVIFPAIAHPTMKKITGSDEIGFGHFSSITYWLSGEVGKLVGKGSKSTEEMNFPKSLSFLRDSSVSISLTMLLMYLIVTIAAGPEFVKTGLGIGDNYIVFAFIQSLVFAAGVYVVLAGVRMVISEIVPAFKGWSDKIVPNAKPALDCPIVFPYAPNAVLIGFLVSFLGGIVGMLILIAANGTVILPGVIPHFFVGATAGVFGNATGGRRGAVVGSFVNGLVITFLPLLLLPVLGNLEFANTTFSDADFIGVGIVLGTVAAWGKWAVTAVVAVIFAIPFIDGFLANKKAA from the coding sequence ATGAGTTCAATTATTCAATTTATTTCAGATTTACTTAGTAGTCCTCAAATCCTTTTAGGGATTATCGTTTTAATCGGGTTACTAGCTCAAAGAAAACCTGCACATGAGGTTATCCGCGGGACATTAAAAGCTGTTCTTGGATTTATCATCATCGGGCAAGGTGCTGGGATCTTAGTTGGTTCGTTAGATTACTTCGGACAATTGTTCCAAGAAGCATTCAATGTAACTGGTGTAGTTCCTAACAATGAGGCAATCGTATCATTAGCATTAAATGATTATGCTACTGCTACAGCTGCAATCATGGTTATCGGGATGGCTGCGAATATCTTAATCGCACGTTTCTCAAGACTTAAATTTATCTTCTTAACAGGTCATCATACTTTATATATGGCTGCATTAATTTCAGTTGTATTAACAGTTGCTGGTTTAGACGGTATCTTATTATTCATCGTTGGTGGTATGGCATTAGGATTAACAATGGTTATTTTCCCTGCTATCGCTCATCCTACAATGAAGAAAATTACTGGATCAGACGAAATTGGTTTCGGTCACTTCTCAAGTATCACTTACTGGTTAAGTGGTGAAGTTGGTAAATTAGTTGGTAAAGGTTCAAAATCAACTGAAGAAATGAACTTCCCTAAATCATTATCATTCTTAAGAGATTCAAGTGTTTCTATCTCATTAACAATGTTATTAATGTATTTAATCGTAACTATCGCTGCTGGACCAGAGTTCGTTAAAACTGGTTTAGGAATCGGAGACAACTACATCGTATTCGCATTCATTCAATCATTAGTATTTGCTGCTGGTGTATATGTAGTATTAGCTGGTGTACGTATGGTTATTAGTGAAATCGTTCCTGCCTTCAAAGGTTGGTCTGACAAAATTGTTCCTAATGCTAAACCTGCATTAGATTGTCCAATCGTATTCCCTTACGCTCCAAACGCAGTATTAATCGGATTCTTAGTTTCATTCTTAGGTGGAATCGTTGGTATGTTAATTTTAATCGCTGCTAATGGTACTGTTATCCTTCCTGGTGTAATTCCTCATTTCTTCGTAGGAGCTACTGCTGGTGTATTCGGTAATGCTACTGGTGGACGTCGTGGTGCTGTTGTTGGTTCATTCGTTAATGGACTTGTAATTACATTCTTACCATTATTATTATTACCTGTATTAGGTAACTTAGAATTTGCTAACACAACATTCAGTGATGCTGACTTTATCGGAGTTGGAATAGTACTTGGTACTGTTGCTGCTTGGGGTAAATGGGCTGTTACTGCAGTAGTTGCTGTAATATTCGCAATTCCATTTATTGATGGATTCCTTGCAAACAAAAAAGCTGCATAA